One window from the genome of Deltaproteobacteria bacterium encodes:
- a CDS encoding CDP-alcohol phosphatidyltransferase family protein, with the protein MTDAPPIREAIILPEAGDPLRPVARVPLLVRTILALQRGGVERCTLVGPLAPPADPRIRCALSTAPRLTPPSDDALRFVIGAGTVIDPALVRDLQARARPGEVLEVEADGARVRVAPGPLVAGNGGAQLGPGAGTLRRAGSAGLEQALLSALENPRDGYLDGLLRRLSRPLTRLLIRTPITPNVVTVIGIALGVAGGLLLGVPGVAPVVAAIVLLEISGVLDCSDGELARLRFAESRLGHWLDVTGDTVVHVAVLGGITLRVARAGSAPGWPSLAALLLGVLGAFVMISWSDATEARRGRVAGWDNRLLDRVLSPLTTRDWHVFPVLFALAGRLDLLVPAAAVGANLFWVTGLVLLLRVLPRTRTSS; encoded by the coding sequence GTGACCGACGCTCCCCCCATCCGCGAGGCGATCATTCTTCCCGAGGCGGGGGATCCACTCCGTCCGGTGGCGCGCGTGCCGCTCCTCGTGCGCACGATCCTGGCGCTCCAGCGGGGCGGTGTGGAGCGCTGCACGCTCGTCGGGCCGCTCGCGCCTCCGGCGGACCCCCGCATCCGCTGCGCACTCTCCACCGCCCCGAGGCTGACGCCGCCCTCCGACGACGCGCTCCGGTTCGTGATCGGCGCGGGGACGGTCATCGACCCGGCCCTGGTGCGCGACCTCCAGGCGCGCGCCCGCCCCGGGGAGGTGCTCGAGGTCGAGGCGGACGGCGCGCGCGTGCGGGTCGCGCCGGGACCGCTGGTCGCCGGGAACGGCGGGGCGCAACTCGGCCCCGGCGCCGGCACGCTCCGGCGCGCGGGTAGCGCCGGCCTCGAGCAGGCCCTCTTGAGCGCCCTCGAGAACCCGCGTGACGGCTACCTGGACGGCCTCCTCCGCCGCCTGTCGCGGCCGCTCACCCGTCTCCTCATCCGCACGCCCATCACGCCGAACGTGGTCACGGTGATCGGCATCGCCCTCGGGGTCGCCGGCGGCCTCCTCCTCGGTGTGCCGGGCGTGGCGCCGGTGGTGGCGGCGATCGTCCTGCTGGAAATCTCGGGGGTGCTCGACTGCTCGGACGGTGAGCTCGCGCGCCTCCGCTTCGCCGAGTCGCGCCTCGGCCACTGGCTCGACGTGACGGGTGACACGGTCGTGCACGTCGCGGTCCTGGGCGGGATCACCCTGCGCGTCGCGCGCGCCGGCAGCGCCCCGGGGTGGCCGTCGCTGGCGGCGCTGCTCCTGGGTGTCCTGGGTGCGTTCGTGATGATCAGCTGGAGCGACGCGACCGAGGCGCGCCGCGGGCGCGTGGCGGGCTGGGACAACCGGCTCCTCGACCGGGTGCTCTCGCCGCTCACCACGCGCGACTGGCACGTCTTCCCCGTCCTCTTCGCGCTCGCCGGACGTCTCGACCTCCTCGTGCCGGCCGCCGCGGTCGGGGCAAACCTGTTCTGGGTGACGGGGCTCGTCCTCCTGCTGCGTGTGCTGCCCAGGACCCGTACGAGCTCCTAG
- a CDS encoding phosphocholine cytidylyltransferase family protein: protein MTAILLAAGVGKRLLGFSNGRPKCLIEIGGKSLLVRLLEGLAAAGVREAVVVVGFGEDAVRAAVGDGPRGIRLGYLSNPRFREGAILSLWTARELLDGPVLVMDADVLCPPAMIARLVGSPHRNCFLLDASVEPTGEEQMLLVRGERVMDIARGGAPGYELAGESVGFLKLAAGAARVLHELLELRVAAGHTAIEHEEIYPELLERVVVGFERVDGMPWTEIDFPEDVARAEREVLPRIEP from the coding sequence GTGACCGCGATCCTCCTCGCCGCCGGCGTCGGCAAGCGCCTCCTCGGCTTCTCGAACGGCCGGCCGAAGTGCCTGATCGAGATCGGCGGAAAGAGCCTGCTCGTGCGGCTCCTCGAGGGGCTCGCCGCCGCGGGCGTGCGCGAGGCGGTCGTCGTGGTCGGCTTCGGCGAGGACGCCGTGCGCGCGGCCGTCGGCGACGGGCCGCGGGGCATCCGGCTGGGCTACCTCTCGAACCCGCGCTTTCGCGAGGGCGCGATCCTCTCGCTGTGGACGGCGCGCGAGCTGCTCGACGGCCCCGTCCTCGTGATGGACGCGGACGTCCTCTGCCCGCCCGCCATGATCGCGCGTCTGGTCGGGTCGCCGCACCGGAACTGCTTCCTCCTCGATGCCAGCGTCGAGCCGACGGGCGAGGAGCAGATGCTCCTCGTGCGCGGCGAGCGGGTGATGGACATCGCCCGCGGCGGGGCGCCCGGGTACGAGCTCGCCGGCGAGTCGGTCGGGTTCCTGAAGCTCGCGGCGGGCGCGGCACGCGTGCTGCACGAGCTGCTCGAGCTCCGCGTCGCCGCCGGCCACACCGCGATCGAGCACGAGGAGATCTACCCGGAGCTCCTAGAGCGCGTCGTGGTCGGCTTCGAGCGCGTGGACGGCATGCCCTGGACGGAGATCGACTTCCCCGAGGACGTGGCGCGCGCCGAGCGCGAGGTGCTGCCGCGCATCGAGCCGTGA